A section of the Bifidobacterium sp. ESL0728 genome encodes:
- a CDS encoding DEAD/DEAH box helicase gives MNNPDSYNSNKSKSKQAEEAAESAAAYAKTGDQPERSFAELGVPGPLVSVLARDGKTVAFPIQADTLGDSLAGRDVLGRGETGSGKTLAFAIPLVTRLGEQGEGEAAMRDFERMDRGDRKAQKRAMLPHPHGMILAPTRELVNQINEVVAPLAAAYDMQTATIYGGVKYSRQISELKAGAEIIVACPGRLEDLLRQGALSIEDVEVAVLDEADEMADMGFLPSVQRLLEQVDPNGQRMLFSATLDHGVDKVVKQFLHDPKIHEIAPADAQVDTMTHHVFEVSQGNKYEVIRELASGKGKRILFTRTKYQAKKMADKLVKEGIPAVDLQGNLSQNQRDRHLAAFTSGDVNVLVATDVAARGIDVSDVAMVVQTEPPEDPKSFLHRSGRTARAGESGDVVTLVLPQQRRDARQMLHRAGIKAKSQQIVPGAPELEELVGEHAPLVEGWTLTVPVVNRRAGRTGRGGRNEGRGGRGYGRKDRGGRRDRNNRHGDSGRSFNKRGRDDSFEDAGGRGGRDGGFNDSRDFNDSRSHGGRRDGHKNRNPRYDDGQGPIDGRSSRGRRDDRRSHKFYDDDYRKGSGKRSRHSDFDERGQHGGKSKNRHYEGKRSGGRNGGYSEGYGDSYGSGKSNRHGGYGKSGGRGRGRDEGYEGRSGGHGRDGSRDRNDGYQGRSGNRNQRSRKADGFHRSHGKRNSTPFRRSR, from the coding sequence ATGAATAATCCTGATTCCTATAACTCGAACAAGTCCAAATCGAAACAGGCCGAAGAAGCTGCCGAAAGCGCGGCTGCCTACGCCAAGACCGGCGACCAGCCCGAGCGCAGCTTCGCCGAACTCGGCGTGCCGGGCCCGCTGGTAAGCGTGCTGGCGCGTGACGGCAAGACCGTTGCCTTCCCGATTCAAGCCGACACCCTCGGCGACTCCCTGGCAGGCCGCGATGTACTTGGCCGAGGCGAGACCGGAAGCGGCAAAACGCTGGCATTCGCCATCCCGCTGGTCACCCGTCTTGGCGAACAGGGCGAAGGCGAGGCCGCGATGCGCGATTTCGAACGCATGGACCGCGGCGACCGCAAGGCTCAGAAGCGCGCCATGCTGCCTCATCCGCATGGGATGATTCTTGCTCCCACGCGCGAACTGGTCAACCAGATCAACGAGGTTGTGGCTCCGCTCGCCGCTGCCTATGACATGCAGACCGCTACCATTTACGGCGGGGTCAAATACAGTCGCCAGATTTCCGAGCTCAAGGCCGGTGCCGAAATCATCGTCGCCTGCCCCGGGCGTCTCGAGGATCTGCTGCGCCAAGGCGCGCTTTCCATCGAGGACGTTGAGGTCGCAGTGCTTGACGAGGCCGATGAAATGGCCGATATGGGCTTCCTGCCTTCCGTGCAACGCCTGCTTGAGCAAGTCGATCCCAACGGCCAACGCATGCTCTTCTCCGCGACGCTTGACCACGGCGTCGATAAGGTGGTCAAGCAATTCCTGCACGACCCGAAGATCCACGAGATCGCACCCGCCGATGCTCAGGTCGACACCATGACCCATCACGTCTTCGAGGTCTCGCAGGGCAACAAATACGAAGTCATCCGCGAACTCGCCAGCGGCAAGGGCAAGCGTATCCTCTTCACCCGCACCAAATATCAGGCTAAAAAGATGGCCGACAAGCTCGTCAAGGAGGGCATCCCCGCCGTCGACTTGCAGGGCAACCTTTCGCAGAACCAGCGTGACCGGCATCTGGCCGCGTTCACTTCCGGGGACGTCAACGTGCTTGTGGCCACTGATGTGGCCGCGCGCGGCATCGATGTCAGCGACGTGGCGATGGTCGTGCAGACTGAGCCGCCGGAGGACCCGAAGTCCTTCCTGCACCGTTCCGGCCGTACCGCGCGCGCTGGTGAATCCGGCGACGTGGTGACGCTCGTTTTGCCGCAGCAGCGCCGCGACGCGCGTCAGATGCTGCATCGGGCCGGTATCAAGGCCAAGAGCCAGCAGATCGTTCCGGGAGCTCCTGAGCTGGAAGAGTTGGTGGGGGAGCACGCCCCGCTGGTCGAAGGCTGGACGCTTACGGTGCCCGTGGTCAATCGCAGGGCCGGGCGCACTGGCCGCGGTGGACGCAACGAAGGTCGCGGCGGGCGTGGTTACGGACGCAAAGACCGTGGCGGGCGTCGTGATCGTAACAACCGACATGGTGATTCCGGACGTTCGTTCAACAAACGTGGCCGTGACGATTCCTTCGAAGATGCCGGTGGCCGTGGTGGCCGTGATGGCGGTTTCAACGATTCCAGAGATTTCAATGATTCACGTTCGCATGGCGGACGCCGTGACGGGCACAAGAACCGCAATCCGCGTTACGATGACGGTCAGGGGCCAATCGATGGTCGTTCCTCGCGCGGTCGTCGTGATGATCGTCGCTCGCATAAATTCTATGATGACGATTACCGCAAGGGTAGCGGCAAGCGTTCGCGCCATTCCGATTTCGATGAACGTGGCCAGCACGGGGGCAAGAGCAAGAACCGTCATTATGAAGGCAAGCGTTCCGGCGGACGCAATGGCGGCTATTCCGAGGGTTATGGCGATTCCTACGGTTCCGGAAAGTCAAACCGTCACGGTGGCTACGGCAAGTCCGGCGGTCGTGGTCGTGGACGTGACGAAGGTTACGAAGGCCGTTCAGGTGGTCACGGACGCGATGGCAGCCGTGACCGCAACGATGGTTACCAAGGTCGTTCCGGAAACCGCAACCAGCGCTCGCGCAAGGCCGACGGTTTCCACCGTTCGCATGGTAAGCGCAACTCGACCCCGTTCCGTCGTTCACGCTGA